A stretch of Paludisphaera borealis DNA encodes these proteins:
- the modC gene encoding molybdenum ABC transporter ATP-binding protein has product MKDQRPVLEVQVTRRVHHGLAVDATISLDGEIGVVFGPSGSGKSTLLRLIAGLTRPDVGRIALGGDVLFDSSRGVDVRLRHRRIGMIFQDDLLFPHLRVGANIGFGLNHEARDRRASRLAEVAALCGVEHLLDRWPSTLSGGERQRVGLARALAPRPRLLLCDEPVSALDLPNRHALLEGLRRVQKAERLPVLYVTHSPAEAIALGTRLFLIEHGRLVAEGSPLDVLANSRHAGFLHLEGVRNVFLGRVAEHAADQGSTRLELTGGPSLIVPHVDHPLGTAMIAEIRGDDVLLSLEPVTGVSARNLIEGVVEAVVPHGHEAEIVVRTGNLRWLASTVGPASGLLALSAGQTVYMIIKARSCRVALATPDRV; this is encoded by the coding sequence TTGAAGGACCAACGGCCGGTGCTCGAAGTTCAGGTGACCCGGCGGGTCCACCACGGGCTCGCGGTCGACGCGACCATCAGCCTCGACGGCGAGATCGGCGTGGTCTTCGGGCCGTCGGGCTCGGGGAAGTCGACCCTGCTGCGGCTGATCGCCGGACTGACCCGGCCGGACGTGGGACGGATCGCGCTCGGCGGCGACGTGCTGTTCGACTCCAGCCGGGGCGTCGACGTCCGGTTGAGGCATCGACGGATCGGCATGATCTTCCAGGACGACCTGCTGTTCCCGCACCTCCGTGTTGGCGCGAACATCGGCTTCGGCCTGAACCACGAAGCCCGAGATCGGCGCGCGTCGCGGCTTGCCGAGGTCGCCGCGCTGTGCGGCGTCGAGCACCTCCTCGACCGTTGGCCGTCGACGCTCTCGGGGGGGGAGCGCCAGCGGGTGGGGTTGGCTCGCGCGCTGGCCCCGAGGCCCCGGCTCCTGCTCTGCGACGAGCCGGTGTCGGCCCTCGATCTGCCCAATCGCCATGCGCTGCTTGAGGGACTGCGGCGGGTCCAGAAGGCGGAGAGGCTGCCGGTGCTTTACGTGACCCACAGCCCGGCGGAAGCGATCGCCCTGGGGACGCGGCTGTTCCTGATCGAGCACGGCCGACTCGTCGCCGAGGGCTCGCCGCTCGACGTGCTGGCGAACTCGCGGCACGCGGGCTTTCTGCATCTCGAAGGGGTTCGCAACGTCTTCCTGGGACGGGTCGCCGAGCACGCCGCCGACCAGGGCTCGACCCGCCTCGAACTGACAGGCGGTCCCTCGCTGATCGTCCCGCACGTCGACCATCCCCTCGGTACGGCCATGATCGCCGAGATTCGCGGCGACGACGTTTTGCTCTCGCTCGAACCGGTCACGGGCGTGAGCGCCCGCAACCTGATTGAAGGGGTGGTCGAGGCGGTCGTGCCGCACGGTCACGAGGCCGAGATCGTGGTTCGCACCGGCAACCTGCGATGGCTGGCGAGCACCGTCGGCCCGGCGTCCGGCCTACTCGCGCTTTCGGCTGGCCAAACGGTGTATATGATTATCAAGGCCCGCAGTTGCCGCGTCGCCCTCGCGACACCGGATCGGGTGTAG
- the modB gene encoding molybdate ABC transporter permease subunit — protein sequence MGDDLGPLWLSLKVAAAATLLIVAVGLPAGLLLARRRFPGKGLLAGFLVLPLVLPPTVLGYLLLQLLGKRTWVGGWLDQSLGIVLVFHWSGAVLASAVAAFPLFLLPARGSFEAVDPGLEDAARLLGRGELSVLTSVTLPLAWRGLAAGVALAFARALGDFGATMMVAGNIPGLTRTASLAIYDAVQEGDSTRAAWLTLWISLISIAALGFVQRTLPERGRRL from the coding sequence ATGGGGGATGATCTCGGCCCGCTCTGGCTCTCGCTGAAGGTCGCGGCGGCCGCGACGCTCCTGATCGTCGCCGTGGGGTTGCCGGCCGGGTTGCTGCTGGCGAGGCGACGGTTTCCGGGCAAGGGGCTCCTGGCGGGGTTCCTGGTGCTGCCGCTGGTCCTCCCCCCCACGGTCCTCGGGTATCTCTTGCTCCAGCTTCTCGGCAAGCGAACCTGGGTCGGGGGCTGGCTCGACCAGTCGTTGGGGATCGTGCTGGTCTTCCACTGGTCGGGGGCGGTGCTGGCGTCGGCGGTGGCGGCGTTCCCGCTCTTTCTGCTCCCCGCGCGCGGCTCGTTCGAGGCCGTCGATCCCGGCCTGGAGGACGCGGCCAGGCTGCTGGGCAGGGGGGAGCTGTCGGTCCTCACGTCGGTGACCTTGCCGCTGGCCTGGCGCGGGTTGGCCGCCGGGGTCGCGCTCGCGTTCGCCCGGGCGCTCGGGGATTTCGGGGCGACGATGATGGTCGCGGGGAACATTCCGGGACTCACGCGGACGGCCTCTCTGGCGATCTACGACGCCGTGCAGGAAGGCGACTCGACGCGGGCAGCCTGGCTGACGCTCTGGATCTCGCTGATCTCGATCGCCGCGCTCGGATTCGTGCAGCGGACCTTGCCCGAGCGGGGGAGACGGCTTTGA
- the modA gene encoding molybdate ABC transporter substrate-binding protein, with amino-acid sequence MVLNRLRTRHVLSVVCVLGLGCGRAEPTLLPSAKAEKAEPLRIAAAADLQRVLPDLIEKYKAHDADVVLTFGASGQLAEQIRKGAPFDVFLSANMKFVEGLETEGVVAAGSVKPYARGSLVLAVHRAASGDVDGIADLVKPKVRKIAIANPKFAPYGTAANQALERAGLGGSLGPKLVLAESVRQAFLYVEQGDAEAALVSRSLIVDGGSLKVIQVDPGLYDPLIQGLGVVAQSDKLDRARRFADFVVGEAGQSILGAHGFRTSGEKAEPPAAREGAPHGG; translated from the coding sequence GTGGTGCTGAACCGGTTGCGGACTCGCCACGTGCTGAGCGTCGTTTGCGTGCTCGGGCTGGGCTGCGGTCGCGCGGAGCCGACTCTGTTGCCTTCCGCCAAGGCTGAGAAGGCCGAGCCGTTGCGGATCGCCGCGGCGGCCGACCTCCAGCGCGTGCTGCCGGATCTGATCGAGAAGTACAAGGCGCACGACGCGGACGTCGTCCTGACCTTCGGCGCTTCGGGTCAGCTCGCCGAGCAGATCCGCAAGGGGGCGCCGTTCGACGTCTTCCTGTCGGCCAACATGAAGTTCGTGGAAGGGCTGGAGACCGAGGGCGTCGTCGCGGCGGGTTCCGTGAAGCCGTACGCGCGGGGCTCGCTGGTGCTCGCCGTCCACCGGGCCGCGAGCGGCGACGTTGACGGGATCGCCGATCTCGTGAAGCCGAAAGTCCGCAAGATCGCGATCGCCAATCCCAAGTTCGCCCCATATGGGACGGCCGCGAACCAGGCTCTCGAACGCGCCGGCCTGGGGGGCTCGCTCGGGCCCAAGCTGGTTCTCGCCGAATCGGTTCGCCAGGCGTTCCTTTACGTCGAGCAAGGCGACGCCGAGGCGGCGCTCGTGAGCCGTTCGCTGATCGTCGACGGGGGATCGCTCAAGGTGATCCAGGTCGATCCTGGGCTTTACGACCCCTTGATTCAGGGCCTCGGGGTCGTCGCCCAGTCTGACAAGCTCGACCGCGCCCGCCGGTTCGCCGATTTCGTCGTCGGCGAGGCCGGGCAGTCGATCCTCGGCGCGCACGGATTCCGGACTTCTGGGGAGAAGGCCGAGCCGCCCGCGGCCCGCGAAGGCGCTCCGCATGGGGGATGA
- a CDS encoding PEP-CTERM sorting domain-containing protein, which produces MSVFRHTALCFMAAATMGLFTTSARADFVPGASIIDPGLPGAAEADVWTNASLTAGGNPGYGGFPGSAAWPAPIGSSQGGDAGLSKLSGAAYPGGSSIYFGGFSSAQNTLGGTLAVQDGTPVAGLANVVFQIQIGEAFGYDFFNHALPVLSYNGGSQNLAATLSLVTDQVYNGEFASPTGPKPLYINTYILQWDLSGIAGVDGFSIAFSGVQHSQIYALRLDQSDVYEPYAASAAVPEPASLALLGCGVAALFVKLRKRA; this is translated from the coding sequence ATGAGCGTTTTCCGTCATACCGCCTTGTGCTTCATGGCCGCCGCGACGATGGGCTTGTTCACGACGTCGGCCCGGGCCGATTTCGTCCCGGGGGCGAGCATCATCGACCCGGGCTTGCCGGGCGCCGCCGAAGCTGACGTCTGGACGAACGCGTCCTTGACCGCCGGGGGGAATCCCGGATACGGCGGATTCCCAGGATCGGCCGCCTGGCCGGCGCCGATCGGATCGAGTCAAGGAGGAGACGCCGGACTGTCCAAGCTCTCGGGGGCCGCCTATCCGGGCGGGAGTTCGATCTATTTCGGCGGCTTTTCCTCCGCCCAGAACACCCTGGGCGGTACACTGGCCGTCCAGGACGGCACGCCGGTTGCTGGTCTTGCGAACGTCGTTTTCCAGATCCAGATCGGCGAGGCCTTCGGTTACGATTTTTTTAATCACGCCTTGCCCGTCCTGAGCTACAACGGCGGGTCGCAGAACCTTGCCGCCACGCTGTCGCTCGTGACCGACCAGGTCTACAATGGCGAATTCGCTTCGCCGACGGGTCCAAAACCCCTTTATATCAATACCTACATTCTGCAATGGGATCTGAGCGGGATCGCTGGTGTCGACGGCTTCTCGATCGCGTTCAGCGGCGTGCAGCATTCCCAGATTTACGCCCTCCGGCTGGATCAGTCGGACGTCTACGAGCCGTACGCCGCGTCCGCCGCCGTTCCCGAGCCGGCCTCGCTGGCGCTGCTCGGCTGCGGCGTCGCCGCGCTGTTCGTCAAGCTTCGCAAGCGGGCGTAA